From the Clostridium sp. Marseille-P299 genome, the window AAGATAGTTCTATAATTAATTATAATAATTTTATACTAAAAAAGCAAGTTCAACTTGCATATTCATTGAAAACAAGATACTATTATACAAGAAAAACATTAGTTTTTTTATGATACATCTTCGCTGCTTGTTTTAAATACTTTATAACTGCGAAGTGATACTATGTTAAGTTACCTAAATACAAATTATGTTGATAAGGCTGAAATGATAAACTAGAAAAGAGGTAATAATATGAAACTATGGGGCGGGCGCTTCACAAAAGAAACCAATCAATTAGTACATAATTTTAATGCTTCCATTTCCTTTGACCAAAAATTTTATCATCAAGATATTAAAGGTAGCATTGCACATGTTACAATGCTTGCAAAACAAGGAATTTTAACAAACGAGGAACGCGATAAAATTATTACAGGCCTTGAAGGTATTCTAAAAGATATTGAAGATGGTACTCTATTAATAGATGGTGCTAGCGAGGATATCCACAGCTTTGTAGAAGAAAATCTTACAAAACGAATTGGTGAAGCTGGCAAAAAACTTCATACAGGAAGAAGCCGTAATGACCAAGTTGCTTTAGATATGAAGTTATATATTCGTGATGAGATTACGGAGATAAAAGAACTTGTGTACAATTTACTTTTAACTCTTCATACTCTTATGAAGGATAATCTTGAAACTTATATGCCAGGTTTTACACATTTGCAAAAGGCACAACCAACGACGCTAGCACATCATTTGGGAGCTTATTTTGAAATGTTTAAACGTGACCTTAGTAGATTAGACGATACTTATACAAGAATGAATTATTCACCACTTGGTTCAGGCGCATTTGCAGGGACAACCTACCCTTTAGATCGTGAATATACAGCATCACTTCTTGGCTTTGTTGGCGCAACGAATAACAGTATGGACTCCGTTGCAGATCGTGATTATCTCATTGAATTATTAAGTGCTTTATCTACCATAATGATGCATCTTAGCCGTTTTAGTGAAGAAATTATTATATGGAATTCAAATGAATATCGTTTTGTAGAAATTGACGATGCTTACTCCACTGGAAGTAGTATTATGCCACAGAAAAAGAATCCAGATATCGCAGAGTTAGTTCGTGGTAAAACTGGTCGTGTTTATGGTTCATTAATTTCTATTTTAACCACCATGAAAGGCTTACCTTTGGCATATAATAAAGATATGCAAGAAGATAAGGAACTAACCTTTGATGCTATCGATACCGTAAAGGGATGTATCTCATTATTTACTGGGATGCTTTCTACAATGCGTTTTCGTAACGATGTGATGGCTGCTAGTGCAAAGAACGGTTTTACAAATGCTACAGATGCTGCTGATTATTTAGTAAATCACGGCGTAGCTTTTCGTGATGCCCATGGTATTATTGGTGAACTTGTACTATATTGCATTGATAAAAATTGTTCCTTAGATGATTTAAGCATTGATGAATTTAAGAAAATTTCTCCAGTGTTTGAGAATGATATTTATGAAGCAATTAGCCTTAAAACCTGCGTTGAAAAACGTAATACCAAAGGAGCACCTGGTCTTATTGCAATGAAAGAAGTATTATCTTCAAATGAAATGTATTTAAATAATTTATCAAAATAAAATGAATGTAAACTAGCTAATAACTGCCTTTTATTATTCGGAGGTAAACACAATGAATATTTTATACTTCTTAACTCCCAAAAGTGATGTTACTTATGTTTATGATGATTTTTCATTCATCGAAACATTAAATGTACTTGAAGAAAAACGTTATTCCGCAATACCAATTATTAATAAAAATGGTAAATATATTGGTACTTTAACAGAAGGTGACATGCTTTGGGCAATTAAGAATGACTTTGATCTTTCTGTACAAAACCCTGAGAAAATTCAAATTACGCAGGTTCAAAGAAGAAAAGATAATCAACCAGTGAAAGCAGATGCTAACATGGAAGATTTAGTGAGCAAAGCGATGAGCCAAAACTTTGTACCAGTCATTGATGACAATGGTATATTTATTGGAATTATAACTCGAAAAGATATTATACAATATTGTTATACACATTGTGAAAAACAGGAAAAAGTACGTAAATAAAATATAAAAAAAGCTGTAACAAAATAGAATTATTTTTGATATGATGCCTGTCAAGCAGACAAGTATCATATCAATATAAATACTATTATGCTACAGCTTTTTTATTATTATATTTTTATCTTGCACTCTTTTCTTAAGAAATTTGATCAAACTTTCCATATCTCATTTTAGATACTTTTCTCTACGAGTAATAAAATACGAATAATACATTGTAATAATTACTCCCACAATTAGAAACCATACAACAAACCGATTCAATATTTTATTTTGTACTACTCCAGCAATAATCATCAATAGCCCTTCTATCGCTATAATATATCCTAAAAAACGATTGGATTTCCTCCAACAATTATTGTCAGTCATTGTCAAATGTGTTCTTATTCCCACAAGGTAATTTCTTCTAACCGTTGGTAGATAGTTTCCTAATATAATGAAACAAATTCCAAACCCGATGGGAGCAATCATTTTATAATTGATATCTATTGATAATCCCGTTGAAACACTTACCCATGAAGAAACAATCATCATAAGAACTAATGGCCATCGTAACTTATTGCCTACCACGGGATGTTTCATTAAACTACTGTTTCCTGAATCTTTCATCAAAATAAAATCATGAAATAATAATATGAGAATTGGTGCTGCACCAATTAAAAAAATATACTTTTTATCCACGTAATTATCTATTTGCCATTGACTATTCCAATGTATTCCTATCTTCCCATCAATGAAAAAATAACTTAATGCACAGCCTATAAATGATAATGTAGCAATTAGGTATATTAACACATCCGATTTTGTTCTTTTATTCTCCATAGATACTTACCTCCATTTTGTAGTTTACTATAATAATTCAACTATTTCTTATCGGTTTGAATTATTGTTGTCCATGATTGCTAAAATCAAAAAACCACTTTACAATGTCTTGAAAAACTGTTGTATTTAGAGAATAAACAATATTTTGTCCCTGTCTCTCATCAATAACAAGACCAGCATTTTTTAAAATACTTAAGTGATGACTAATTGAAGGTTTGCTAATTTGAAAATATTCTGCTATCTCTCCTGCGTTTCTATCTTTCTCTGATAATAATTCAAGTATCTTTCTACGAGTTGGATCTGAAAGTGCCTTAAACGCATCGTTCAATTTATCTCCCCCTTATAACTTAGCCACAAGTTGATCTGCCTTTTTATTTAAATTCAAATGCATTAAAATTGAAACTACCAAAACAATAACTATGGTTGTGATTACTAAAAGTTCATAATTAATAAAAGAAAACACAAATATCATTGCAGTAGGAATTCCAACTGTTACCATAGGGCTTAATACTCCAATCATTGAGGCTGCACTTTGCTTCACAACAACTGTTTCATTAGTCCAATCAAATACAGGAAATTTCAAATTAATAAATAAGCCGAATACCGCAGTAAAATACGAATATGAAAGCGGTAACAAGATATTTAGAAGCATTTGAACCGCATTTAATTTAAATTGTATTCCTAAGAGAATCCCGCCAATTAGCACCGTTGGAACCGTTAAAGTCAAGTTTACTAGCATCTTTGATAAAAACCAATCACTTGCTTTAATAGGAGCTGATTTTATAATCCATAAATTTTTACCTTCCAGCGATATGGATGAAGATGTTGTGGATGCCATCGCTACCATTAAAGCAATTCCAAATGGCAGAGTTTGTTGAATGACTGTAAGTGCCTCTTTTGTTTCAAGAATCAATTTAATTTGTTCTGGTTGAACAAAAAACATAATAATTGATCCAAGAATAAGAAAAATTAATCCAAAGCTTGTATTCATTACATAAATAGATGTTGAAAAATATCTCTTAAGCTCCTTTTTATACAAAGCCTTTAACGAACTTACTTGATTTACTTCCTTAAATTCAAATTTTGATGAGATTCTTTGTGCCATAATTCCAGAATTTAATTTTCTAAATAACTTACCAACAATTACAGCAAAAGCAATAAATGCAACTACCGATATAGCAATAAAGCCTATATATGCAATAACGTTTCCTTCCGTAATTCCTTGTAAATATAGTTCAGCAAGGGGATACATCTGATTCATCTGATCTCTAAGCATTGTCCCTATTTGAGCTAATTGCTGCTCATTTTGAATAAATAATAAGGCAACCATAAGAAACATAAAAAACAAAATTGATAATACTGTATTGATTGCATTTTTATATTTAAAACGGCTAGAAACAGCAGCTAATACAACTCCAATAACGGATGCAAGTATAATTGGTATTAACGGTATAAAAAATACAGACAAAATTGTTAAGATATAAAAACTTATGTTAGGGTGCGCTAGGTATCCGTATACAATAATTCCCGGAATCATAATAATAATCGTAAAATAAATATTTATGATATACAATAGCAATACTCTACTTGCTACTACTGAACTTGTTTTTACTGGTAAGGACATAACAAGATCGTAATCCTTAAAACCGAATAACGTTCCTTTCACCTTATAAATAGTTGTAATTAAAGTAATTAAACAGGTAACTGCCATCAGAAATCCTGGAAGTACATCAAGCTCTCCTACCATTTGCATCACACTGCCCATTGACATGCTATAGGAAAAGGAAATAAATGAAAAAAGAAGAAATCCTAGCCCTAATATAGCTAAGGCACTCATTTGTTTTTTCTTGTCCTTTTTTTTCTTTATATTTAAAAAGTCAAGTGCAGAGCCAATCTGCATTCTTGTTAATGTTATAATTTGCTTCATAACAATCTCCAATCCTTATTTTTCATCAACTAATTCCATAAATACTTCTTCCAAACTTTGATTTCCTTTTACATCATTGGTTAATCCAGAACTAATTAATTTTCCGCCTTTAATGATTGCGATTTTATTACAAAGTTTTTCTGCTACTTCAAGAACATGTGTTGAAAAAAAGATAGCACTGCCTTCTGCACATAGCTCACTCATAAATGTTTTTAATAAGTGGGATGCTTTTGGATCTAGACCTACAAAAGGTTCATCTAATAACATAAGCTTTGGCTTATGTATCAATGCAGAAATAATTGCGAGCTTCTGCTTTATACCATGAGAATAAGACCCTATGGAATCTCCTAAGTTTTGTGTAATATCAAAAGCATCTGCAAATTTTTTTATTCTCGTTTCTCTATCTGATTTTGCTACCTCAAATAAATCTCCGATAAAATTCAAATATTGGATTCCTGTTAAATGTTCATATAAATCAGGATTATCAGGGATATACGCTGTTAGCTTTTTACATGCAACTGGATCTTTTTTTATAGAAATTCCATTGATTAAAATTTCACCCTCCGTAAAATCAAGTACTCCAGCAATTGCACGTAGTGTGGTGGTTTTTCCCGCTCCATTATGACCAATAAACCCATAGATATCACCAGCCTCTACAGTTAACGTAAGATTATCTACCGCCTTCTTCGTATTGTTATAAGTTTTTGTAAAATTTTTAATTTCTAACATAATAATCCCCTTTCTTGCCCAGGTTCTTTGGGCAAAACAAGTTTGTGGTGTGTAAGCACAAACTTGCGTGTGAAAATTGTTTTCTATTTTCACACTAGCCTTCATGCTACTAAAGCCTCTTAATTTCAAATTGAAATGCTTTTTCAAATTTGCTGTTATAAATTTTTGTGTTATTTCGCTTTTAGTATATTGCTTTTTGTCATATTGCTTCTGTTATATCGCTTTTGTTATATCGCTTTTGTTATATTGCTTTGTTATACTGCTTTGTTATATTGCTTTGTTATATTGCTTTGTTATATTGCTTTGTTATAAATCGCCTTACTATAAAGCTTTTATTATATGTTAGATATTTAGACAATTGTCTAAATATCTAACAACAATATACATCACTCTAAAATTTTAGTCAATGAAAATTTCCAATTACATAATAATTTTTTGCATTATTTACATAACGCTAAAAATAACAATTCAATTCTTTATAATCGTACTCTGAACATTTATAGAATCATCATTCTTAGGTTATTTATCACATCACCATTCTTAGATATTTATAACATTATCATACCTTATTCATAAAATCACCATTCTTAGGATATTCATCACATCCCATTCTTAGGATATTCTTAACATCATATTCTTAGAATATTTATCACATCACCTTACTTAAGTTATCCATAGCATCACCTTAATTAGGCTAATCATAACATTATCGTACTTTAAAATTTTTATTGAATTCACTTACCCTGAATCTCTATATATTTACTCACAAAATTCCCTATTAATAATACTTAAAAGAATTTCTACATCTTCTGGTGCATTATTTTCAACCAATCTAGCTGCAGCAAGCACTGGCAACCAACTTAAGACCTCTTCCCTTGTTAGCTTTGCTTTATCACAATAGCATTGAAGATACAAATCTGCAATCTCACTTTTATAAAGAAGATATAGCAAATAAGTTCTACAAACATCCGCTGCTGCACAACCTAAGCTTGCGTCCACCCAGTCGATTATTTTAATATCAGAATCCGTTTTAATTAAATTAAGAACATGAAAATCACCATGACAAAGAGTATAATCCACATTTAAATGACCAAGTTTCTCAATACATTTTTGTTTCAATTCCTCACTAATTAATGTAGTCCACTTTATTTTACTCTGTAATTTATCCTTAAGTAATGGAATTCCTTCGACATTTTTAATCTGATGTACCCTTTGTTGTATTAAAACGGATTGTTCAATATAGTCAGCTCCATGCACACTATCCTTAAGAAGCAAGTTTCCTAATGTTTCTCCATTCACATATTCCATTACAATTGCCGTACGATCTTTTATACTAATTACATCATAAAACTTTGGAACCGGAAGTCCTGTATTATAAATACGATTTAGAATTTTTGCCTCAAATTCTACATTATTACTTCCGTAATCTGGCTTAAAAACCTTAATTGCTTTATTTTCATATAAGTATACATCTGCCTGTGCTCCACTTCCTATCAACTGGGTAAAATATGTATGATCCATATGCCCTCCTATAAATTTGTAAAATAAAGGTATTTTTAACTACTCCCATTTTAACATAAATATTCCTCAAGTAAATATATTTATATATAATTCAAACATTTCATTAAATTAGTGCTTTTTCACTATATTTGTATAATATTATCAGATTTTGTTGACAAATGCCTTTTGCTAAATTAAAATATTTATTAATATTTAATTATTTTTTTATTTTCTTAATATAATCTTATAATTTTTATTTAAAGGTGACCATATTGAAATATATAAAATCTAAATATTTATCAATCATACTACTGCTAGGTGTTTCGTGTATTATGATTTGGATTTTCGGCTGCCCAATAAAAAATTTCACAGGGCTTTCCTGTGCTGGGTGCGGAATGACAAGAGCTTGGCTTTCATTACTAAGATTAAACTTTAGTCAGGCATATTATTTTCATCCATTATTCTGGAGTGTTCCCATCATGCTATTTTTAATCGTTTTCAACGATAAACTAAGTAATAAAAAGAAATATCTATTTTGGGGATGTATTATTTCACTTTTTTTAATTGTATATTTTATAAGACTTTTCGGCGAAAGTTCTATCGTTACATTTAACTTTAAGGAGTCTATAATTTATAAAATACTTTTTAATAGGAGGAGTTAATTTAAGATGCTTAAGACAAATAGGGGGATTCTGCGTTTATTTATACTTTCTTTAATAACTTGTGGAATTTACGGAATTTTCTTTTGGTGGTCTGTTTGCGAAGATTTAAATACAACAGGCCAAAATGATGGAAAAGATTCACCAAATATCATCGTGGTATATCTTTTAACAATCATTACATGTGGTATTTATTATTACTACTGGCTTTATAAGCAAGGAAATCGTCTACAATTTACTATTCATGGCATGGGTGGATCCTGTCAGGAAAACGGAACAACTTATCTACTATGGCAAATTATTGGTGTTATTCTCTGTGGTTTAGGACCAATCTATGGTACTCATTTATTTTTAAAAAATCTAAATCAGGCTTGTGCACTTTATAACTCAAGAGTTATAAATCGTTAATTATAAATGAATTGACCAGCGAACATCGTCGCTTTAGCGACATATTTCATTTTTAGTAAGTACGCATATTTAGCGGAGCGATTTTAAATGATAAGAAAAAGCATTTCTGCTTTTATTTACTGTTATAAAAAAAGAAGTGAGTGGCCGACTCACTTCTTAACTTCCTAACTTCTATTGTTGCGCTCCTCCTAGGTTTTTAATCCAGCGAATCGCAAGATCAATCCATCCTTCACATTCTGGCTGTATACTTCTACCATCAGAATTCATCGTTTCTTCCGTAGCTAAGCTAAGTCCATGTTTTCCAACTGGATACATATGAAACTCTGTTGAGATATTGAATTTTCTTAAGGCAGAAACAAGTAATAATGAATTTTCTACTGGAACACTTGCATCTGTATACGTATGCCAAACAAACATAGGTGGTGTATTAACACTTACCTGCTTTTCTAAGGAAAGCTTATCTAAAAGTTCATCATAGCGATCCCCTAACACTCGAATAAATGAGTCGCGATGTGCAAACTCTCCAGAAGTGACTACTGGATAGCATAATAAACAACCATCTGGTTTAATCATATCTTTCGTTGTATTCAATTCTTTAGAAAGCCAGTCCTCACTCCAAAACATTGCAAGACTTCCTGCTAAATGTCCACCTGCTGAAAATCCTGCAATCACAATACGATTCTCATCAATATTTAGTTCTTTTGCATGCTCGCGAACATATTTTACGCTTGCTGCTAACTCTAATAATTGCACTGGATATGTCGTTGGTGCTACATGATAGCGTAATACAAATGCATGATAACCACCAGCCATCATTCGTAACGCAATTGGCTCTGCTTCACGATCAGAAGTATGTGAATATCCACCACCAGGACAAATAATTACTGCTGGGCGTTTTCGATTTATGTCAATCTGAGCTGTGTTGTCTATAATATAGGAATATAACTTAGCAGGCTCTTCCACACCTCTATTCGGAATTTGAATTGAAATCTCTTGATGAATCATCTGGCACTCTCCTTTTCCATTTTTAACATTTGTTCTTGATTCGAGAGGAAAACTATATTTCGACTTTCCTTAAACTACTGGTAGTCGTATCTTCATTCTGAAATCTATTTCTAATTTTAACACTCAAATCATTTGATAATACTATAAAATATTTTTTATTATGGGGATGCGGCAAACTAAATAGCTTTACCGCATCCCCATAATTTTTTAATGGAAACATAAGCAGACTCACATTTCCTAAATCCCTATTATTTTATCATATAATACTACAATTTTCCACAATTTTTCACACACTAACAGTTCCCTTTACATGAAAAACTCCATCGTATTGATTCTTTGTCTCCTTAAAAATAACATGGCTTACATTAATAACAGTAATATCTTCCAAAGATAAAATAGTTTTCTCTATCTCTTTTGCACGCTCCATATCAAGTGAGGCAAAGGCTTCATCCAAGAATAAAATACTGGCCTTAGCTAGCATAGCTCTAGCAATAACAATACGGCTACGTTCTCCACCTGAAATATTTTTACCATTATCATATAGCATCGTATCTAATCCATTTGATAATGCCTTCACAAATTCCATTAATCCAGATGATTGAAGCGCTCTCTCAATTTCTTCTTTGGTATAGGATTTATATAAGGTAATATTATTTAAAAGGGTATCCTCAAAAATAAATACTTGCTGTTCCACATTAGCAATCATGGAGAAGTAATCTTCTTTTTTCACATCTCTTAGAGGAATTCCATCAATAAAAATCTCACCAGTAGTAGCCTTAAAATACTTTCTAAGTAACTTTAGTAAGGTTGATTTGCCACCACCGCTTGGTCCTACAATTAAGTATTTACCATTTTTCTTAATAGTTAAATTTACATCTTCTAATATTGGCTTTTTATCATCATCCTCATAATGAAAGCCCACATCCCTCAATTCAATTTTATCCTTAAATTCGTGTAATGCTTCCTTTTCCTCATAAGTATCCGAATTATTTAAACTATTACTAATTTTTTTACTTAATTCGTTTGAAGAAAAGACTTTCGGAAATGCCTCGCTTAACATCATAAGTGGCCATGCCATTCTTCTCATTCCCTCAGATACAATCAAAATGCCAGCTACTGTAATTTTTCCTTGGATAGCTAGATATCCTAGTGTACAAATTACGATATATAAGGATGTATTCATTAAAAAATTTTGAGCAGCGAAAATAAAACTTAACATACGTTCAATTAAATAACCTTTTTGTTGTATTGCTTCACTTTTCCCATAGTAATCATTTTTCACTTTATCTACAAGATTATTGGTCTTAACAATATGAAACGCTGATAAAACTTCCTTAATATATGAGGTATAACTATCAAACATATCACTTCGTTCTTTATAAGATTTGCTGACAGGTTTATTCATAAGAATCGATATCAGCACATTAACTCCTGTAACTCCTATGGATAATAATATCATCCATGGATTTACGGTAGCTATAATCCACATACCAACAGCAAAGTTAGCAAGCCCATTTCCGATGGAATAGATTCCTTCGATAAAATTGACATCAAGTGTATTACAATCGTTGGTTAACTTTGATAAATAATTCGCCGTATTCTCTTTCTGAAATTCTGAGATATCTTTACGAAATACCCCGTTCACATAGAATCTCTTCATTGTTATATTGGCATTTTTACGATACCAGCCTTTTGTTAATGAAGTTATAATTCCAATTGGAATTAAAAGACTCGCAAATAAAATAAGACTAGGTATCTTTCTCGTTAAGTTTTCTATATCACCAATTAATGCATAATCGAGAAGGCCCATCATTTTTACATATACCATACCATCAAGAAAAGTGCAAAGTGTCGCAAATAATAGCGCAATTATCATCTTTGGTGTAGCTTTAAATACTTGTTTTAACATGTGATAGCCTCCCCGAAGTAATCCTTTGCTGCATATTGATTCACCCTACCATTTTTTATTTCAAGTATATAATCATATTGCTCTGTAACACCCTCATAATACCTGTGACTAATTGCAATTACTGTTTGTTCTAGGGATAAGAATAGCTTTTCAATCTCTTTACCAAGCTCCTCATTCAAGCTAGAAGTCCCCTCGTCAACAAATAAAATTTCAGCCTCTTTTGCTATGGCTCTTGCTATGGAAATCCTTTGACGCTGTCCACCTGAAAGATTCTTACCATTTTCTAAAAGTACTTCATCAAGACCTAGAGCTTTATCTGCTATCAAGGTGTCTAATTGGCATGCCTTAACAGCAAACTGTATGCGTTCATTGGGAATCTCTTTATATAGTGTTATATTATTCCTAATTGAATCTTCAAATAAAAATACATCCTGATAAATAAATGCTACTTTATCTTGGAATTTCTTATCCTCGATATTCTTATACTCAATACCATCTGCTAAAATTGCACCCTCGTAATTATCGTATGTTTTTGCAAGTAAATTCATAAGTGTCGATTTTCCGGCACCACTTACCCCTTTGATTAAATATTTTTTACCTTTTTCAATTGTAAAATTAGCATCCTTTAAAATTTCCGTATTCTCATATGCAAACTTTACATGGTCAACTTTAATTTCTTTTACGTCAGAAAAATCTCCACTCTGATATTCCGATGCTTTAACCTCATTCTTCTCTTGTACTGATGTAATTTTCTCATAAATATTAACCGAAGCTTTTATTGTATTCCAAAGAGGAAATGCTTCAATTAAATTAAAGCTCATGGCAGATGCAAGTTGAAAAATAAAGGTCGCTTTTGCTAGAGACATTCCATTTTGAAACCCAAGACATAAATAAATCATAACTCCACACATTATGACATATCCAACAATATTAATTAAACTTCTCTGTCCCTCCGAAAATATATTAAACCAATTCTTTTTTCTCTCTACTTTTTTTATAGAATCCAAACTCTTTTGTAAAAATTTATCTTCAATACGATTTAATTTTAAGATTTCTAAACCATTGAATGTATTTCCCATTTCAGTGGTAAACTCTTCGTTAAGAGTAGAAACTTCGCCTTGAAGAGACACCGTTTTATTGGAAAATATTCTTGATATCCCATAAAGTATAATAGATACAAAAAGCATCACAACTGCTAAGATTGGTTCCATAAACACCAAACAAAGAAAGCATAATACAAACATACTTATATTGATTAGATAGTTTAAGAGACTTATAAAAAATTTAGATTCAAAGGTATTGATATCGTTAATAAGATTCGAGATGTAAACCTCTTTTGATTTTTTTGAAAATTGTTTAAATGACATCCCAATAATCTTATCAAAGGCTTGTTTCCTTACATCTAGTATCGTATCTCTCATATATCCAATACGTAGCATACGAGATATAATAAAATTTGCTCCCATATAGATACAGGCAACCATCGTGATGATTACTACATATATGTAATTTGATTTCTCACCTTTTTCTACTGCAC encodes:
- the argH gene encoding argininosuccinate lyase — encoded protein: MKLWGGRFTKETNQLVHNFNASISFDQKFYHQDIKGSIAHVTMLAKQGILTNEERDKIITGLEGILKDIEDGTLLIDGASEDIHSFVEENLTKRIGEAGKKLHTGRSRNDQVALDMKLYIRDEITEIKELVYNLLLTLHTLMKDNLETYMPGFTHLQKAQPTTLAHHLGAYFEMFKRDLSRLDDTYTRMNYSPLGSGAFAGTTYPLDREYTASLLGFVGATNNSMDSVADRDYLIELLSALSTIMMHLSRFSEEIIIWNSNEYRFVEIDDAYSTGSSIMPQKKNPDIAELVRGKTGRVYGSLISILTTMKGLPLAYNKDMQEDKELTFDAIDTVKGCISLFTGMLSTMRFRNDVMAASAKNGFTNATDAADYLVNHGVAFRDAHGIIGELVLYCIDKNCSLDDLSIDEFKKISPVFENDIYEAISLKTCVEKRNTKGAPGLIAMKEVLSSNEMYLNNLSK
- a CDS encoding CBS domain-containing protein — its product is MNILYFLTPKSDVTYVYDDFSFIETLNVLEEKRYSAIPIINKNGKYIGTLTEGDMLWAIKNDFDLSVQNPEKIQITQVQRRKDNQPVKADANMEDLVSKAMSQNFVPVIDDNGIFIGIITRKDIIQYCYTHCEKQEKVRK
- a CDS encoding SdpI family protein is translated as MENKRTKSDVLIYLIATLSFIGCALSYFFIDGKIGIHWNSQWQIDNYVDKKYIFLIGAAPILILLFHDFILMKDSGNSSLMKHPVVGNKLRWPLVLMMIVSSWVSVSTGLSIDINYKMIAPIGFGICFIILGNYLPTVRRNYLVGIRTHLTMTDNNCWRKSNRFLGYIIAIEGLLMIIAGVVQNKILNRFVVWFLIVGVIITMYYSYFITRREKYLK
- a CDS encoding autorepressor SdpR family transcription factor yields the protein MNDAFKALSDPTRRKILELLSEKDRNAGEIAEYFQISKPSISHHLSILKNAGLVIDERQGQNIVYSLNTTVFQDIVKWFFDFSNHGQQ
- a CDS encoding ABC transporter ATP-binding protein; amino-acid sequence: MLEIKNFTKTYNNTKKAVDNLTLTVEAGDIYGFIGHNGAGKTTTLRAIAGVLDFTEGEILINGISIKKDPVACKKLTAYIPDNPDLYEHLTGIQYLNFIGDLFEVAKSDRETRIKKFADAFDITQNLGDSIGSYSHGIKQKLAIISALIHKPKLMLLDEPFVGLDPKASHLLKTFMSELCAEGSAIFFSTHVLEVAEKLCNKIAIIKGGKLISSGLTNDVKGNQSLEEVFMELVDEK
- a CDS encoding phosphotransferase family protein; this translates as MDHTYFTQLIGSGAQADVYLYENKAIKVFKPDYGSNNVEFEAKILNRIYNTGLPVPKFYDVISIKDRTAIVMEYVNGETLGNLLLKDSVHGADYIEQSVLIQQRVHQIKNVEGIPLLKDKLQSKIKWTTLISEELKQKCIEKLGHLNVDYTLCHGDFHVLNLIKTDSDIKIIDWVDASLGCAAADVCRTYLLYLLYKSEIADLYLQCYCDKAKLTREEVLSWLPVLAAARLVENNAPEDVEILLSIINREFCE
- a CDS encoding DUF4234 domain-containing protein: MLKTNRGILRLFILSLITCGIYGIFFWWSVCEDLNTTGQNDGKDSPNIIVVYLLTIITCGIYYYYWLYKQGNRLQFTIHGMGGSCQENGTTYLLWQIIGVILCGLGPIYGTHLFLKNLNQACALYNSRVINR
- a CDS encoding alpha/beta hydrolase encodes the protein MIHQEISIQIPNRGVEEPAKLYSYIIDNTAQIDINRKRPAVIICPGGGYSHTSDREAEPIALRMMAGGYHAFVLRYHVAPTTYPVQLLELAASVKYVREHAKELNIDENRIVIAGFSAGGHLAGSLAMFWSEDWLSKELNTTKDMIKPDGCLLCYPVVTSGEFAHRDSFIRVLGDRYDELLDKLSLEKQVSVNTPPMFVWHTYTDASVPVENSLLLVSALRKFNISTEFHMYPVGKHGLSLATEETMNSDGRSIQPECEGWIDLAIRWIKNLGGAQQ
- a CDS encoding ABC transporter ATP-binding protein, translated to MLKQVFKATPKMIIALLFATLCTFLDGMVYVKMMGLLDYALIGDIENLTRKIPSLILFASLLIPIGIITSLTKGWYRKNANITMKRFYVNGVFRKDISEFQKENTANYLSKLTNDCNTLDVNFIEGIYSIGNGLANFAVGMWIIATVNPWMILLSIGVTGVNVLISILMNKPVSKSYKERSDMFDSYTSYIKEVLSAFHIVKTNNLVDKVKNDYYGKSEAIQQKGYLIERMLSFIFAAQNFLMNTSLYIVICTLGYLAIQGKITVAGILIVSEGMRRMAWPLMMLSEAFPKVFSSNELSKKISNSLNNSDTYEEKEALHEFKDKIELRDVGFHYEDDDKKPILEDVNLTIKKNGKYLIVGPSGGGKSTLLKLLRKYFKATTGEIFIDGIPLRDVKKEDYFSMIANVEQQVFIFEDTLLNNITLYKSYTKEEIERALQSSGLMEFVKALSNGLDTMLYDNGKNISGGERSRIVIARAMLAKASILFLDEAFASLDMERAKEIEKTILSLEDITVINVSHVIFKETKNQYDGVFHVKGTVSV
- a CDS encoding ABC transporter ATP-binding protein yields the protein MEELLWKRRGKFIQYLIASFMFNIERFINMGLFALILGAVEKGEKSNYIYVVIITMVACIYMGANFIISRMLRIGYMRDTILDVRKQAFDKIIGMSFKQFSKKSKEVYISNLINDINTFESKFFISLLNYLINISMFVLCFLCLVFMEPILAVVMLFVSIILYGISRIFSNKTVSLQGEVSTLNEEFTTEMGNTFNGLEILKLNRIEDKFLQKSLDSIKKVERKKNWFNIFSEGQRSLINIVGYVIMCGVMIYLCLGFQNGMSLAKATFIFQLASAMSFNLIEAFPLWNTIKASVNIYEKITSVQEKNEVKASEYQSGDFSDVKEIKVDHVKFAYENTEILKDANFTIEKGKKYLIKGVSGAGKSTLMNLLAKTYDNYEGAILADGIEYKNIEDKKFQDKVAFIYQDVFLFEDSIRNNITLYKEIPNERIQFAVKACQLDTLIADKALGLDEVLLENGKNLSGGQRQRISIARAIAKEAEILFVDEGTSSLNEELGKEIEKLFLSLEQTVIAISHRYYEGVTEQYDYILEIKNGRVNQYAAKDYFGEAITC